TCTGTTAAAGCGGGTCGATATCGCCTTGTGCGCGACCTGCATGGAAGGCTGCTTCCCATTCAGCGAAGGATTGGGAGGCAATCGCATCGCGCATTCCTTGCATGATCTCTTGGAAATAATGCAGGTTGTGCCATGTCAGCAGCATTCCCGAAATCATCTCTTGCGCGCGAAAAACGTGATGGAGGTAAGCACGCGAGTAGTTGCGGCATGCGGGACAGCCGCAGTTGTCATCAATCGGGCGCGGGTCGTCCTGATGACGGGCGTTTTTTATGTTCAAAACTCCGTGACGGGTAAACACTTGCCCCGTCCGGCCCGAACGCGATGGCAAGACGCAGTCCATCATGTCGATACCGCGCTTCACCGCGCCCACGATGTCGTCCGGCTTGCCAACTCCCATCAGATAGCGAGGCTTGTCTTGCGGCAGAAAATCTGGCGCGAAATCGAGGCAGTCGAACATCGCCACCTGCCCTTCCCCCACAGCCAACCCGCCAACAGCGTAGCCATCAAACCCGATTTCTTTCAAAGCTTCGGCGCTTTCCTCGCGGAAATCGCGTTCCAGCCCGCCTTGCATGATACCAAAAAGGGCATGACCGGGGCGATCTCCGAACGCGTCTTTGGATCTAGCCGCCCAGCGCATTGAAAGACGCATGCTGTCCGCAATCCGGTCGCGATCGGCTGGAAGAGCGGGGCATTCGTCAAAACACATTACGATGTCGGATCCCAACAGCCGCTGAATCTCCATCGACCGTTCTGGCGTCAGTTCATGTTTCGATCCATCGATATGGGATTTGAAGGTCACGCCCTTCTCGGTCAGCTTGCGCAGGCCTGCCAAGCTCATCACCTGAAATCCGCCACTATCGGTCAGGATCGGCTTATCCCAGTTCATGAATCGATGCAGCCCACCCAGCCTGTCGATCCGCTCGGCCGTAGGGCGCAACATCAGGTGATAGGTGTTACCCAACAGAATGTCAGCCCCGGTGGCCGCCACACTTTCAGGCATCATCGCCTTAACGGTAGCCGCCGTTCCTACTGGCATAAAGGCCGGAGTGCGGATATCGCCACGCGGTGTGGATATCACCCCAGTACGGGCCTTACCGTCTGTAGCATTCAGCGAATAGGTGACGCGGTTTTGGCTTGGATTTTGCATGCGCTTCGTGTGGCGCAAGACGCTCAGAATGCCAAGGGTTTTTTGCCAATGCGTGGGGTTTCAGCGCATGCGCTGTTCAGTTATCGTCACCGTGGTTGATCTTCACCGACCCAAGTTTGGCTTTATTCACACGTTCTGAAAGCCGCTCCAGCTTGCGACTGGTCAGCATCAGTTCCGTCAGAGTTGTGTTATCCACCCGGTTAGCCAACGCATAGGCAACGTCCTGCACCATCCGAGCCGCCTGATCCAGCTGCTCGTTACATGTCACCGTTTTTGTCTCACCGTTTTTCGTCGAAATCACCGCCTAGGCTCCTCGTGTCGTACCTGTTTACGCAAAAGAGCGCTTTCCATCATAGATTCAAGTCGAACACGTCCATTTTATGGCGAATTATAGGCGTTTGCGCATCATGCGGTTGTGATTTTCAACACAATGCCCGGAAATTTTCTGGATTCGGATCGAAAGTCGAAACATGTAACATATTCAGCATCTTAAAGTTCTCGCCCCCGCTTTAATGTCTGGCTCTCGGCAACACAGGGCTTTGACTCTACCACAGTGACGGTCTTGTTTCTGGCTGCCTCTGGACGTTGCAGGCATCAATCCTTATATGATCAGTCAGGATTAGAATGATGGCACAATGACAATGAACACTTCCGACAAGATAGAAGGCGAACCGCTGATCAAGCCTTCGACGGTCGATCATCCGCTGTATGACAGCGTGGTCGAAGCCTGCCGCACGGTCTATGACCCCGAAATACCGGTCAATATATTTGACCTGGGTCTGGTTTACACTATCGAGATCAACAACCAGAACGAAGTTGACCTGATCATGACCCTGACTGCACCGGGTTGCCCTGTCGCAGGCGAAATGCCCGGCTGGCTGATCGAAGCGATCGAACCGGTTGCCGGCGTCAAGCAAGTGAATGTCGATATGACATGGGATCCGCCCTGGGGCATGGAAATGATGTCGGATGAAGCCCGCCTTGAACTGGGGTTCATGTAACCCCAGATGCACCCTGCACTTGAGCGACGCTCCGTGAGCGCCTAGCTTGAGAATGAAGGAGAAGCAGATGTTTGGTATTCCCGGCAAATCGCCGATCACCATGACACAGGCCGCCGAATCCCAGATTGCCAAGCTGATGGCGTCTGGTGGACATAAGGGTTTGCGCATCGGGGTCAAGAAAGGCGGTTGTGCGGGCATGGAATACACCATGGATTACGTTGATGACGTTGACCCACATGAAGAAGTGGTCGAACAGGGCGATGCCCGCGTGATCATTGCCCCCATGGCGCAGATGTTCCTGTTCGGGACAGAAATCGATTACGAGATCTCGCTTCTGGAAGCGGGGTTCAAATTCCGCAATCCAAATGTCAGCGAGGCCTGCGGTTGCGGAGAATCGATCAAGTTCGATGATGCGCTAACCGAAGGGTCGTCGAAATGCTGATGGCCGTCACCGACGCCGATATCGCCTTTGTCAAAGAATTGCTTGAAGGCCTTGGCTCATTGACCCATCGTAAAATGATGGGTGGCGCGACCTTCTATTGCGATGGGCAAGTGTTTGCGATCCTGTCCAGTGGCGGCGAGGTTTACCTGAAAGCCAAAGGCCCGTTTGCCGACGCAATGGAGGCCGAAGGCAGCCGTATCTTCGGCATGGACGGCAAGACCATGGGCTATTGGACGCTGCCCGACGCCGCATTGGATGACCCGGAACTTGCCTGTGACTGGGCCCGAAGGGCGCTTGCAGCCCTGGCCTAGCCTTGCCCTGCATCTTTGAGATGCAGATAGGTTTCATCAAAACGTTTTTTCATGTGATCACCGGCAAGGATCGACTTGTCCGCCCCTACCGGAGCGACATTTGTGTCATGGTTGGGGTTGAAAAACAGTGGGATCGAGATCCGCTCTGCGTCTGACCCGACCACCCGATGCATCGTGGCCTTGACCCATCCGCCCGTCCAAATTTCCAACATCTCACCAAAATTGATCACGAATTCGCCGACTGGAGCATCGACCGACAACCACTGTCCATCGTCTCCCAGAACCTCAAGCCCTGCCACCCCGTCGGAGGCAAGCAGTGTCAGGCAGCCGTAGTCGGTATGCGGGGCGATGCCAAAATCCTTGGCCCCCGCCCAGTCTGGTCGTGGTGGATAGTAATTGCCGCGCAACAGCGCCATCGGACGGGAGAATGCACTGTTGAAAAAGCCTTCATCTTCACCAATCGACACGGATATCGCTCGCAAGAGATCAAGTGATAAAGTTGAGGCTTGCTTATAATAATTTTGGATGGTTTCACGAAATCCCGGCAAGCTGGGCCATTGGTTGTCACCATAAACCAACAAACCCAGCGCTCGCAGCGGATCTTCCTTATCCAGTTCAAACCCGCAATCGAAGACCTGCTTGAAATCGGGGTTTGACGTCGGGTCCACCTGTTCAGACCGTGCAGCCCCCCACCCCCGGTTCGAGCCTGTCCGCGCCATATTTACGGCCTGTTTCTCGGCATCCGGTAGCCGAAAGAATGCTCGATAGCTGTCCAGCACCCGTTGCATCTTTGCGCGCGAAATCGGCGTATTGAAAATGGTCAGAAAACCAATGTCTTCCACGCTTCGTGTCAGTGCTGCCATAGTCTCGGGATCACGGGCCGAGATCTTTGCGGCATCCAGTCTTGGGATCATCTCGCCAGTCCTTTCCCAAAGGCCACTTTGATGACGTTGTAGCAAGCCATGTTTTCGGCGCAAGCCTCTCGCAGGGCTTGACGCCTCAGCCATTGCGTCGGACAACACATCAACCAACGAGGAGACATATGATGACCCGGCGCAAACTTGCTGCAGGCAATTGGAAGATGAACGGAACCAGCGCAAATCTGGACGAACTTGACGCGCTGGCACTTGCTCATCCAACACCGGGTTGCGACATTCTGATTTGCCCTCCGGCGACTTTAATTTCGCGAGCGTCTTCAGCAACTCCAACCCAGATTGCCGTTGGGGGTCAGGATTGTCACAAGAATGAAACCGGCGCTCATACCGGCGACATCTCGGCAAACATGCTGGTCGATGCCGGGGCCAGCTATGTCATTTTGGGCCATTCCGAGCGGCGCGAGGACTACGAAGAAAGCAACACGGATGTCCGCGACAAAGTACTGGCTGCACTCTCGGCTGGTTTAAAAACCATTGTCTGTGTGGGCGAAAGCCTGTCCGAGCGCGAGGCCAACAACACGCTCGACATCATTGGCGGGCAGTTGGCCGGGTCAATCCCTGACGTGGTGACCGGAGAAAGCCTTGTGGTCGCTTATGAACCGATCTGGGCTATAGGCACAGGCAAAGTGCCGACGTTGGATCAGATTGGTGAAGTGCATGACTTCATCCGGTCACGGCTTGAGCGCCGGTTTGGCGCAGGCGTCGGGCGCTCGACGCGCATTCTTTATGGTGGATCGGTCAAGCCCGCAAACGCCGCCGAGATTTTTGCTGTCTCGAATGTGGACGGTGCTTTGGTAGGCGGCGCCAGTCTGTCGGCAAAGGATTTTTCGCCGATCATCACCGCGCTTGAAAACAGCTGATCCTATGCCCTATGGGGTCAAGGATTGACGAGGCGTCCTATTTCATTAACAAGTTAATAATCTTGCCGGTGGAGCATGTTATGGATTATTCAGACCTTGCCGATTGGCAAAAACGCGCGGCTGACTGGGCGCGGGACTATCATGCCGGTCTGCGGGATCGCCCAGTGCGCCCCGACATCGCGCCGGGAGAGTTTCTGGCAAAGATCAACACCCCTGTGCCCGAAACTCCGGAACCGATCGAAGCGATCTTTGATGACTTCACCCGGCTTGTGCCCGATGCGATGACTCATTGGCAACACCCGCGCTTCTTCGCTTACTTCCCGGCAAATGCTGCACCTGCCTCAATGCTGGCCGAGCAACTGGCCAACGCGATCTCGGCGCAAGCGATGCTGTGGCAAACGGCCCCTGCAGCCAACGAAATGGAAGACCTTGTGATCCGCTGGCTGCGCGACGCGATGGGACTGCCCGGTGATTTCACCGGCACAATTCACGACAGCGCGACCACGGCGACCTTTTCGGCCGTCACCACGATGCGAGAACTGGCCTTGGGGCACGAAGGCATCACTAAAGGTCTGTCAGACGCGCCAGTACTGCGCATCTATGCCAGCGCGCAGACCCATTCCAGTGTCGACAAAGCGGTGCGCCTTTCCGGCATCGGACAGGACAATCTTGTGAAAGTGCCGACAATTCCCGACCACCCCACCTGGTCGATGGACCCGGATGCTCTAGATCAGTTGATCCGCGAGGACTTAGACGCCGGGCGTAAACCTGCGGGCGTTGTGCTCTGTGTGGGCGGCACTTCGATCGGGGCTTGTGACGACATCGCGGCCTGCATCAAGGTCGCCCACAGCCACGGGCTGACCGTGCATGTGGACGCCGCATGGGCGGGGTCTGCCATGATCTGCGAAGAGTTCCGGCATCTTTGGGCCGGGATCGAAGACGCCGACAGCATCATCTTCAACCCGCATAAGTGGCTGGGGGCGCAGTTCGATTGTGCCGTACAGTTCCTGCGCGACCCCGGCCCGCAAATCGGCGCAATGGGCTTGCGACCGGAATACCTGAAGACGCAAGGCGCGGACGAAATTGTAAATTACAACGAATGGACCCTGCCCCTTGGTCGTCGGTTCCGGGCGCTGAAGCTGTGGTTTTTGCTACGCTCCGAAGGGTTGACTGGGCTGCGTACACGCATTCGCAATCATGTCACTTGGGCCGCAGAGGCGGCAGAGGTCATTGACGCGCTTCCCGGATTTAACATCACCACGCCGCCGATCCTGTCGCTGTTCACCTTCCGCTTTCGGGACGACGCAAAAACCGTTGTGTTGTTAGAACGCGTGAACCGTGACGGGCGCATCTATCTGACCCAGACGCACCATGACGGACAGTTTGTGATCCGTGTCTCTGTTGGTCAATATTCGACGTCCCGTGAAGATGTGATGATGATCCCCCACGTGCTGCGCGAACTGGCCCAGGACCTGTAACAGCAAGAAATCTTTACTTTTCCGTGCCAGCGTATAAACTGGATGTGGGTCGTGCCCTGTGTGGCGGACATTAATTTACCGCACAATCGGCATGCCGGCACCCGCTTTGGTTCTTATCTATTTGATAGGCGAAAGGGGAATCCAATGGAGTTCGGGAAGGACTTTACATATCACGAGTACGTCGCCGACGGCGTCGTGCACGGTTTGGGGGTGATCGCTGCAATTATCGGATCGGTCGCCCTGATTTACTGGGCCATGGGTGACGCACCGCTGGGCCGATTGCCTCCGATGTTGGCCTATGGGGCCGGATTGATCGCAAGCTTCACGCTTTCCGCCGCGTATAACATGACATTGCACCGGTCTGCGCGCCAAGTGCTGCGCAAGTTCGACCATGCAGCCATCTATGTCATGATTGCAGGCACGTATACACCGATTGCCCTGATCGGAATTGGTGGCACAAATGGCTATGCGCTGGTAGCTGCGGCTTGGACGCTCGCCATCGTAGGGATCGCCATGAAGCTGTTTTTCTTCGGTCGATTCGAACGGTTTGGTTTAATGCTAACCTTGATGCAGGGATGGATGGCGGTTCTGATGATCGGACCGTTAATCGCTTCGTTCAGCCCGGTTGTTTTGGTGCTGTTGGTGGGCGGCGGTTTGCTGTTCACCTTGGGGATCTTCTTCCATCTTGGCGAACATCTGCCCTTCAACCGTGCGATCTGGCATGTCCACGTGCTGTTGGGGGCAGCAGCGCATTATGCCGCTGTGGTGATGGTCGTGGGCACATAGGGCCGAAATAAACCGCTGTGTATGACGCGAACAGAACAGACCTGTCGTTTCCTGACCCGCTACGCTTGGGGTAGGGAGGACGGAAATGGATCGGTTGGACTGGCTCATTTCAATTGTAGTGCGCACCATCGGGGCCGAGCGCGGACGTGCAGCGCGCGGTCGCCCCTGACGACATCTCTGTGTCACCAAAGCACTGCAATCTGATCAGGTTTACTCTATGACAAAATCTTTTTCCCGCCGCTCTGGCGGTCGCGCCGCCCGCACCGCCCTGCGTGCAGCCCCCCTTGCCCAAGATGTTCGCCCTGTCCGCGCAGGAATGGAAGGCGGTACCTTTAAACCTCTCACCCCCGACGGCATCAATCGCATTCACCTTGCTGCCTTGGACGCATTAGAGCAGATCGGACTGGCAGATGCCCCACCATCGGGCATCGACATCATGACACGCGCAGGCGCAATCCTTGGCGACGACGGTCGTTTGCGCTTCCCACGTGCACTGGTTGAAGACATGCTGGCCAAAGCAGCCAAGAGCATCACCCTGTGCGGTCGCGATCCGCAGCATGACCTGACCCTCAGCGGCAAGCGCGTGCATTATGGCACCGCGGGCGCGGCGGTTCACATGGTCGACCCCCACGGGCGCGAATACCGCGAAAGCACGGTTCAAGACCTGCATGATGCGGCGCGAATTGTCGATCAGTTGGACAACATCCACTTCCTTCAACGCCCCATGGTGTGCCGAGATATTCCCGACAATCGCGAGATGGACCTGAACTCGATCTACGCCTGTACATCGGGTACGAAAAAGCATGTCGGCGTTTCATTCTCTGAGCCTGACTTTGTAGAAGACGGCATCGAATTGTTGCACTTGATCGCGGGCGGCGAAGACGCGTGGCGCGCACGCCCCTTCGTTTCGAACTCCAATTGCTTTGTCGTCCCACCTATGAAATTTGCCACCGAAAGCTGTCACGTGATGGAGAAGGTCATCGCAGCAGGCATGCCCGTATTGCTTCTGTCGGCTGGCATGGCCACCGCCACGGCACCCCCCACCCTGGCCGGCGCGATCGTTCAGGCCGTCGCCGAGTGTCTGGCCGGTGTGGTCTATGTGAACGCGATCGCACCGGGGCATCCGGCCATTTTCGGCACATGGCCCTTCTTGGTTGATCTGCGGTCCGGGGCGATGTCCGGCGGGTCGGGTGAACAGGCTTTGATGACGGCAGGCTGTGCGCAGATGCACCAGTTTTATGGCCTGCCCGGAGGGGCGGCGGCCGGGTTCTCGGATTCCAAACTGCCGGATATGCAGGCGGGGTGGGAACAAATGTGTTCCAATGTGCTGGCTGGTCTTTCGGGTCTGAACATGGTTTACGAGGCCGCCGGCATGCACGCATCGCTTCTGGGATTCTGTCATGAAAGCCTGATCCTTGGCGATGACATCGTTGGGCAAGCCTTGCGCTGCGTGCGCGGGATCGAGATCACGGAAGATGCGGTCAGCATCGAGATGATGAGATCGGTCTGCCTTGGCGGCCCTGGTCATTATCTGGGCGAGGATCAAACACTCAGCCGGATGCAGACAGATTTCGTTTATCCGACCCTTGGCGATCGGACATCCCCAAAAGAATGGGCCGAGGTTGGAAAGCCGGATCTGATCGCTGCGGCCACCGCACGAAAAGAGGCAATTCTGGAGCAGCGATCCGGCGCCCGTTTCGATCCGCAGGTCGATGCCGCTATTCGGGCAAGCTTCAACATTCACCTGCCGCAGTAGCCACCGCTGCGCGTGTCACCCACGCGCGGCGTCCGCCTTTTCTTCCAATGTCAGCCATTCCTCTTCCGCGGTGGCCAACGCCTGTTGTCGCTCGGCCAATCCGTCAGAGGCCTTTTTGAACTTCACAGGTTCCTTGGTGAACAGGTCCGGGTTCATCAGAAACTCTTCCAGTTTTGCGATCTCGGCGGATAGGCGATCCATTTCGGCAGGAAGAGCATCAAGGCGGTGGCGTTCTGTGAACGACAATCCATCAGGTTCGGGCTTCACGTCCTGCTTTACGTTATCCGCCTTGAGCTTTGATTTATCTTTCCTTTTCTCATTCTGCAAACCGCCAACCGCGCGCTGCGCCTGATAGTCGGACCAACCGCCGGGATAGATCGTGGCACGTCCGTCACCTTCCATCGCGATGGTGCGTTCAGCCACTCGATCAAGGAAATCGCGGTCGTGGCTGACCACCAGAACGGTCCCGTCATAGGCGGTGATCAGCTCTTGCAACAGGTCCAACGTTTCCACGTCTAGATCATTGGTGGGTTCGTCCATCACCAGAAGGTTCGACTGCCGCGCCATGATCTTTGCCAGAATCAATCGCGCCTTCTCTCCTCCCGACAAAGAGCGCACCGGCGCACGAGCCTGCGCATCTGAGAACAGAAACTCTTTCAGATACCCGACCACGTGTTTGGGATTGCCGCGCACCATCACCTGATCGGCCTTGCCAGATACGCGCATTTCGGGATCGCCGGTCAGGTTTTCCCACAGGCTGTCATCTTCGACCAGCCCTGTACGATTCTGATCAAACACCGCGATCTCAAGTCCCGTACCATGTTGCACACTGCCCGTGTCGGGCGCTTCCTGCCCGATCAACATCTTCAGCAGCGTGGTTTTTCCGGCCCCGTTCGGGCCAACAAAAGCAATCGTTTCACCACGCATGACGCGCAGGTCAAAATCGCTCAGGATCACCCTTCCGCCATAGGATTTCGAGATACCGCGCGCTTCGATCACCTTGCGGCCGGATTTCGGGCCCGCCTCCAGCGCCATATCTGCAGCGCCCTGACGTTTGATCTGGGCGGCGCGTTCTGCTTTCAGATCGCCCAGCGCCCGCAAACGACCCTGATTGCGTTTGCGCCGCGCACTGATGCCTTCGACGGCCCAGCGCGCCTCGGCTTTGATCTTGCGATTCAACTTGTGGCGGCTCTGGTCTTCTTCTTCCCAGACCTTGTCACGCCACGCTTCAAAATGCTCAAACCCCTTTTCCTGCCGCCGCACCTGCCCGCGATCGACCCACAGCGTGGCCCGCGTCAGGGCGCGCAGGAAGGCACGGTCGTGGCTGATCAAAACAAACCCTGCGCGGGTCTGTGACAGTTCAGCCTCCAGCCACTCAATTGCGTGAATATCCAGATGGTTGGTTGGTTCATCGAGCAGCATCAGGTCAGGCGCTTCAGCCAGCAGCTTGGCCAATGCCGCGCGCCGCCGTTCGCCGCCAGAAGCCGTTCCAACCGGGGCGTCCAGTCGCATTTTCAGGCCTTCGGCCACGCGCTCCACCAGATAGTCCTGCCCCGGTTCAAGCCCAGAGGTCGCAAAGTCGCCCAACGTAGTAAACTTTGATAAATCGGGGTGTTGCTCCATGTATCCAACCGATACTCCGGGCGACAGAACGCGGGTGCCGTGATCCAGCTCTACCAAACCAGCCATGACCTTCATCAAGGTCGATTTACCAGAACCGTTGCGCCCCACAAGCGCCACCCGGTCCCCAGGTTGGATCACCAGATCAAGCGCATCGAACACAGGATCGCCACCAAAGGTCAGCGAGATATCGGACATCTGAAGAAGGGGTATACGAGCCATGTCGCCGAGTTAGGCAATCCGCTAGCCAAGGTCAACCGAAGGCTTGACCCGACACCGCGCGCAACAGGCGCGTTCGCGCGGCGGGCACAGCACGCACTTCAAGCCCGGTGAACACATGCAGGGTGTTCAGGTCGTGATCCACCACTGCATGATCAGACACCCACCCGCCCATCACAAGATAGCTGCGCAAAAGCGGTGGCATTGAACGCAAGGCCAGCTTTGTATCCGGCTTGCGACGCATCCGTTGCGCATAACGGAACACCATGGGCGCTTTTACCCGAGGCAGCCAACGTTTCGGGGCAAGATGACGGTCACGCAACATGGCAAACGTATCCAGATAGCGGGCGGCGTCCGTGCCTTGAAACGATGAGCAGCCAAACAACATACCAATATCGTCTTCTTCCACATACTTGGTCATCATAGCCCACGCGATGCGCAAAATATCGGCCCCGTCCGATACATCGGGCGCAATACAAAAGCGCCCCAATTCGATCATCGGGGCATCATAGGTTTGCAGGGCGGACAATTCATAGAACTGAGCGGCGTAGCTGTCTCCGATCTGTGCGCCACTCTCAAGCTGCAAAAGGCGACAACACCCGACGAGTTTTTGCGTCAGACGATCTTCGATCAGCATGTGGCGACAGCGTTCATCAAAGGCATCTGCGTCCAGTCCATCCCCTCCGCGAAAACAGCGATGGCGCAAAGCTTGCGCAGCACGAATGTCATCTTCGGTTTCTGCGAACCGGGCGATGTAGCAGCTTGTGGTCAATGTCTGCATCTCGGACCTCCGCCCCTGATACGGGACTTGTTACTGCAACATATGCGTCTCGGAAGGGATGCCGGCAAGATATGACAGCAATATGAGGTTACTCCAGAAACCAGAAAAAGCGCGGCAACCTTTCGGCGCCGCGCTGTCTTGATCCGTATCTACCGCCGGTTAATTGCCGCGGATTTGTTCAGCCACGTCGATCCGACCAAAAGACCCGAACAGCTGTCGCAGGAAGCCGATACCCTTGACGTTGCTATCTGTCACACGACGTTCCAGCACGACGATACGCCCATCTTCCAGACCGAAGCGCTCGATGTTCTGGACGACGCCCTTTTCGGTGAAGCTGATGGCCAATACTTCGCGGTCAATTTCTTGCGGAGCGTTGTAAAGGTAATGTTTGAAGCGCGAGCGGACATAGTAATACCCACTGCCTGCCAACAGGCCCGAGGTTCCCGGCTTGCCAATCGACGCGCCAACGGTTTCGCGCGTGTCTTTGCCGACCTCAATCAGGTCAACGTCTTCTTTCGGCGGCATATATCCGTGATTGCGGTATGTTGCCGAACAGCCTGTGACAAGAGCCAGAAGCAGCATCGCCCCGACCATCTTGCCCATATTCCTGCCCATTTGGCGCAGATAAGACATACCGCCCCCCTTGCGTTCGCCACTCTGTCTTGGGTATCGGCTTAGCGTAGGATAGCGCGTGGTTCAAGAAACGATCACGAGCATTCTTTATCTGGTATAGGTATATGCTGGACCAAACGCGACACCGAACAATCTGCGGAGACGCAAAATGACCGACACGACCCCATCCGGCGATGCCCTGCCGTTCACTCATCCCGTTCGCGTGGCCGATCTTCCGACCAGCCGCCCCACCCGGTTTGAACTTGTGCCAAATCAGGACACATGCAACGCGATCGCCGCGGATCTTGGCATCCCTGGTCTGCGCAAGCTGAGATTTACCGGC
This DNA window, taken from Aliiroseovarius sp. F47248L, encodes the following:
- a CDS encoding GNAT family N-acetyltransferase → MQTLTTSCYIARFAETEDDIRAAQALRHRCFRGGDGLDADAFDERCRHMLIEDRLTQKLVGCCRLLQLESGAQIGDSYAAQFYELSALQTYDAPMIELGRFCIAPDVSDGADILRIAWAMMTKYVEEDDIGMLFGCSSFQGTDAARYLDTFAMLRDRHLAPKRWLPRVKAPMVFRYAQRMRRKPDTKLALRSMPPLLRSYLVMGGWVSDHAVVDHDLNTLHVFTGLEVRAVPAARTRLLRAVSGQAFG
- the bamE gene encoding outer membrane protein assembly factor BamE; amino-acid sequence: MSYLRQMGRNMGKMVGAMLLLALVTGCSATYRNHGYMPPKEDVDLIEVGKDTRETVGASIGKPGTSGLLAGSGYYYVRSRFKHYLYNAPQEIDREVLAISFTEKGVVQNIERFGLEDGRIVVLERRVTDSNVKGIGFLRQLFGSFGRIDVAEQIRGN